DNA sequence from the Myxocyprinus asiaticus isolate MX2 ecotype Aquarium Trade chromosome 3, UBuf_Myxa_2, whole genome shotgun sequence genome:
agcactgaaaaaaaatgaagggcgGAACGAAAACGCAGGGAAGATGGTGGAAGTCGGAGGAACTCAGATGTTACACCGAAAACGGACGGGGTAAACAGGGAAAGACGGTTGTGaaataaagagttttttttttttggactaaatttattttttgaaacttctgataaatatttatttttgcaaaatgataaaaACGGGCGTTGTGAAAAAAGAAGCACGCgttgtttttatatttactgtCAAAGTTTTCAGTATTTAATTGTTCTGCTCGCAAACAACTGCACTGATCCAGCTGTGATGGCGGAGCGAGGTGCACACTTGACAACTGCAGCAGCAGCTGAAGAAGACAGACCGTCAATATTTGAAGTTTTAGCTCAGGACTCTTTGATGAGTTCTGTCAAACCTGCCTTACAGCATGCTGTGAAGGTATTCTTACTCAGTACTCATTTTACTTTAATGTTTCAGATCATCCActgatttgttattttattttattttttttactcattttgcaATGATTAATAGTTTACATTTTTGTAacgacccttacaaaaaagtacagtGGAACAGTAGCATGGAACAGTATTgtgtcagatggtaataccatggtacttgatTTAATTAAACTATAATATAACACAAACAGAAGTATGGGAATTGTGTgaccaaaatgttttaaataaatcaaaacttacATAATGTTTTAGCAGCctgaaatgctttttaaaacataTCGAAAGAGGTCCCATGAATGCTGGAGACTTGTTGGATGCTTATCCTGTCTAACTcatattaaaggggtagttcatccaaaaatgaaagttctgtcatcatttactcacttttaatgccatcccagatgtgtatgactttctttcttctgctttttCAAGTGACTTTTAttgtgtatattatattatatttaaatataatagtgtatataaatataatattatttttattgtgcagaacacaaattaagatttttagaagaatatttctactctgtaggttcatacaatttTGAAGTTCATACAAATTGAAGCtctaaaatcacataaaggcatcataaaagtaatccattgtgactccagtggttaaatccatgacttcagaagtgatatgataattgtgggtgagaaacagatcaatattcaagtccttttttactataaatctccactttctctttcacttccacattcttcttcttttacttttggtgattcacattctttgtgcatatcgccacctactggacagggaggaacatttataataaaagagaacttacatttagatatcacttcagaagacatggatttaaccactgcactgcactaaaataaaaaataaaaacttcttaattagtatttttgtcttgttttccagtaaaaatatcttaatattcttaaaacaatatacatttacttgacaagcaaaatgtcataagatattaagacttgttttcagggaaatctgacaaaacttagtaaactttatgattaaaacaagaaagaaaatctgccaatggggtaaaaaaataacttgttttccctttgaattaagtttgttTTTCTTACCCCAGTGGCAAATagtttcttcttcttttaaaggtgcaatatgtaacaattttcatgtaatattcgcaaactttctaggttgcctattaaagcctgtagactgattttcatgtgaagggagctggtcggttttgctgggaaaatccaaaggatgtgacgtttatacgCGATCCCGAGAGCCTTGCTTCAGACAGTAgcgtctcttccgctattcaacagcgacaacaaactgcaacactaggtaacgttatcttagagatggaatccagcaaacgtccggctcccagcacaacaccgactccaacacaaactcagagtaagcaaaaaaatgtaaataaaaaaacaaaaaaacatttatctactgaattccatctggctaagcaggaacgtgatcgtggtcgagcgaaaactagagtgaacgtcggcaggacatttgattcctggagggaccttcgtgccggtgaatcacgttcagtcccATTgaacgttacatcattgttttggtcgatgctcgctcgctgtgtgtgcacgagcaacaggtagctggctgcagttcagttgttttaagaatgtttagatatttttactagaaaacaagacaaaaattctgtggtgtggagtcgtatggattacttttatgctgcctttatgtgctttttggagcttcaaagttctggccaccattcactagcattgtatggacctacagagctaaaatattcttctaaaaatcttcttttgtgttcagctgaagacagaaattcatacacatctgtgattgcatgagggtgagtaaattatgagagaattttcatttttgggtgaactatccctttaaacttagtTTTGCAAAGAAATTCATGCATAGGTCTAATATATATttctctacaaaactaatttcaagcatttaagcataaatctTTATATGAAAAGGTTTAAAAGATAATGAGAAATATAAATTCAGTCACGTGTCCAAACCTTTTACTGGTGGTGTATGCCATGGTAGTACCGAATCATTACCATATAtacatggtaccatggtgtttattaCTTGGTACACCAGGGTACTTAAAAGAATACCATGGAGCTAACATGATACTTGTCCAAAAGtctatggtattactatggtccCATGTCTAAAAACCATGGTAGCATCAAAGTACTTATTTggatagtgtaaaaaaaaaacatgccattCTCCACAGATCCTCGCAACGTCTAACCCTGCTCGTTACGGAGTTCTTTGGAGGAGGTTTGATGAGATTTATGCCATCCTGGATTTGCTGTTGCAGCATAATTTCCTCTCCCGCACTAGCGCGTCATTTTCAGAGAACTTCTATGGTCTGAAGCGGGTAGGAACAGACAGCACACGTCCTGCCCACTTGGGACTCCGCCGCAGACAGCACTGGCGCTCCCTGCTCCTCTTGGCTCTCCTACCTTACCTGCACACCAAACTGGAAAAAATCCTGGCTCgacagagagatgaagatgaCTTCTCTATCCGCTTACCACAGTCCTTCACACAGAAGTTGTACAGGGCTTTTTTGGCTGCATACCCATTTGTGTGCATGGCCTGGGATGGCTGGGTATTTTGCCAACAGCTTTTGTATGTCTTTGGCAAAACAAGGACACATTCACCCCTTCTGTGGCTGGCAGGGGTTAAATTGTCATACCTCACAGCTCATGACATCCGCAGCCTTGATCTGAAGCCATCAGGCCTGGCACTGAGCCCTAGTCAAAGGTGAGTTTATCATATGCGTGATCATTACATTCATCCAGAATGTGAGTGTGTACTGGAAGTCTGATATGACTATTTGGTAAATCTCACAAAGAAACTgccagaaaataaaaagaaataaagagatTATATAGCATTTAATgaagaagcacatttttaggatttttaagatttttttgctttgtgacattttCGTTTAGCTCTTTTTCATCCCAAATTATTATTACTGTCAGGGTGTtctatggtcatggaaaaccctAGAAATTTAAAAATTGGAATCAGTATCATGGAAATTGATAAAATCTTATAATGGCACAATTTCTGTTGTGAATATAACTTTTTCTagttatgctaagctaaaaatatttaattgtatagAAATTGCACTTTGTGATTGCAATCTCATTAAAGTAATTCTTAAAATTCCTTATCCAGTAAATTAATTAGTCCAAAGGTGTGGGAACTGGGAACTCTGGCATGTACTGTGAATAAAATTGCATAATGGTAATAGAGGGCAGTAAAtattcttaaaggaaaagttcactcaaatgccatcccagatgtaaattacttttttcctctgctgaacacaaattaacatttttagaagactgtctcagctctgtaggttcatacaatgcaagtgaatggtgaccaaaactttgaagctccaaaaagctggagactgctgtcaagatttataggaaaaaagatttatattttggtttgttctctctgaaaaccaactggatcgcttcagaagacattgattaaacaaccggagtcgtatgaattacttttatgctgcctttgtgtgttctttgaatcttcaaaattctggtcaccattcacttgcattgtatggacctacagagcagagatattcttctaaaaatcttaatttgagttcagcagaagaaaacaagtcatactcatatgggatggcatgagggtgagtaatacaattttgggtgaacttccccTTTAATTGTCtagaaaatgtacagtataaaaatatttttcaaatacatttttatgacaatatctcaaagcaaaaaaatattaatggtcataaaaataggcttcattttcttatgCAAAATATCATTTTTTCATTTGACTTTGGGGTGACATTTAAGGACATTACTTGCAATTCTTGTAATTCACCCTTTTGCTCATGGTGACTATGCTACAAAGTATAAAACATTTgcttaaagcattttttttctttttcagcatTAGAGAGAAACTTCAGCACCTGATCTCTACAGCTGTTGGTGGTGTTGCTGTATCTCTTTCCACCAGCCTATCAATCGGAGTGTTTTTTCTGCAGTTTCTGGAGTGGTGGTATTCATCAGAGAACCACAGCACTGTTAAGTCCTTGACCTCCCTTCCAACCCCTCCACCACCTCTCCACCTTCATAGCCAGGACACTTCACCCACACACATCAAAGTCTGCCCGCTCTGCAGGAAAATGCGCACCAATGAAACAGCGCTTGCCACTTCAGGCTATGTGTTTTGTTACaggtgtatatatgtgtatgtcaAAGCCAACCACAGATGTCCCCTTACTGGCTACCCATCTGGACTGCAGCACCTCATTAAAATATACACACTTGATGGGTAGACTTGCCATAGTGTCTAAGGCAAATACTGTTAATTTTATTCCAGGTGTCTTTTTCATTCACTAATACAAATTCTCggattttaaatgattatttccCATTGTTCCATTCCAGTTTTTATCCTACAGAAAGCTAAAATGTTTGTGGTATTAGTTCACTGTAAAGTGGTTATCGTCCATCAAtttgttaaatatgtaaatatttaatttggctgtgtacatactgtatgtaatccTCTGTTAATCATCATTGCTTGTACTCATCTTTTACAAATATAGCTCTGTCCCAAAACAGTTTTGGAACATTTTGCTCTTTATCTAATGCAACATTACCTCTGAATTAAAACGCTTTATTAGTGAATTATAATACTAAAACTGTGTTGAATGAAACCTGAATTTGGAGATACTGTAGCGCAcgcacactgtaaaaaatccaaCTTCAATTTTGTCAGATAGACTCAGTTTTAAAATTTTACTGAACaatcaaatgtagaaaaagttgAGATTGCTTAAAACAATCAATATAGTCAACTTGTGTGTAAGTCAGAGCAACTAAAAATTTTAAACAGTGAGCACATACAATGTAAAGTTTTATGGTGATGGTAGAATttacaggcttttgagcatgctcaaGTCTCAGTCCTAAGGAGGCCATTTGTGGCAGGATAATCAAAATTAAAATCTGTGGGAAGCTTGTAAGGCTAAGCACTATGAACTTCATGTTGTTGCATCTGCTACTGAGCATGCCAACTGGAGAAGCATTGTGGCTGAAGGCAATACCCACAATCCTTTTCGCTTGATTTTATTATATGTGTTTGGTCAAAATGTGCCAATTTATGAGGacatgtaaataatttgtaaataatcagttttgaattaatagatgtttcagctctgtgtgttttaaatgatgttttgctgtaaaaagatttttttgtttaaagtcaAAATCAAGGTGATTAGTGTTCACGTTGGTGAAGTTTCTTCAGTTATTGTGTTGACTTCTAAAAGTTTGAAGTACTTGTTACCTACACCAACCTTTTAAATTGGACCAACTATTTGGTGTCTTGGTGGGGTTGACACATGTTCTTATGTAGAAATGAAGGTCTGCTTAATTAAGAatctttttacagtgcatccggaaagtattcacagcgcttcactttttccacattttgttatgttacagccttattccaaaatggattaaattcattatt
Encoded proteins:
- the LOC127421413 gene encoding peroxisome assembly protein 12-like → MAERGAHLTTAAAAEEDRPSIFEVLAQDSLMSSVKPALQHAVKILATSNPARYGVLWRRFDEIYAILDLLLQHNFLSRTSASFSENFYGLKRVGTDSTRPAHLGLRRRQHWRSLLLLALLPYLHTKLEKILARQRDEDDFSIRLPQSFTQKLYRAFLAAYPFVCMAWDGWVFCQQLLYVFGKTRTHSPLLWLAGVKLSYLTAHDIRSLDLKPSGLALSPSQSIREKLQHLISTAVGGVAVSLSTSLSIGVFFLQFLEWWYSSENHSTVKSLTSLPTPPPPLHLHSQDTSPTHIKVCPLCRKMRTNETALATSGYVFCYRCIYVYVKANHRCPLTGYPSGLQHLIKIYTLDG